One segment of Rubripirellula amarantea DNA contains the following:
- a CDS encoding cofactor-independent phosphoglycerate mutase has translation MKYVIVIPDGCADEPIEALAGKTPLQAAKLPAMDALAAQGMLALANNTPAHLPAGSEVANLCLLGYDPDIYFTGRAPLEAAAQGITLGPHDWAVRCNLVTVENQVMTDFTADHISTEESTELLDALNGLLKQDCPIESKLEFVPGVSYRNLLIYRGDENTPAPFSNETRSSAPHDLTDLPITDDFPRGLGSNVLVDLMNRSVELFAGHRVNQKRIADGKRPATNVWLWGLGGAPALPTFEQNHGVKGVMITAVDLLRGIAALVGWPRIEVEGATGYLDTDYAAKGRAAISALENYDVVCVHIEAPDEASHEGRHEAKIEALEQIDTHIVGPLVEALAKHGDYRILVTPDHPTFCSTKKHTHGMVPLVIAGTGVEADSQTTYDELACDSAGKKFEKGWDLMNAFIVKT, from the coding sequence GTGAAATACGTCATCGTCATCCCCGACGGCTGTGCCGACGAGCCCATCGAAGCACTCGCGGGCAAGACTCCATTGCAGGCTGCAAAGCTGCCCGCCATGGACGCGCTGGCCGCCCAGGGCATGCTGGCGCTCGCCAACAACACGCCCGCTCATCTGCCCGCGGGTTCCGAAGTCGCCAATCTATGCCTGCTGGGCTACGATCCGGACATTTATTTCACCGGTCGGGCGCCCCTGGAAGCCGCCGCTCAAGGGATCACCCTCGGGCCGCATGACTGGGCTGTGCGTTGCAACTTGGTTACCGTTGAAAACCAAGTCATGACCGATTTTACGGCTGACCATATCAGCACCGAAGAGTCCACCGAATTACTGGACGCACTGAACGGTCTGCTCAAGCAAGATTGCCCGATCGAATCAAAGTTGGAATTTGTTCCCGGGGTCAGCTACCGGAACTTGCTGATCTATCGTGGTGACGAGAACACGCCCGCACCGTTTTCCAACGAAACGCGTTCCTCGGCCCCGCACGATCTGACTGACTTGCCGATCACCGACGACTTCCCTCGCGGTTTAGGTTCGAACGTGCTTGTCGATTTGATGAATCGGTCCGTCGAATTATTCGCCGGACACCGCGTCAATCAAAAGCGGATTGCCGACGGAAAGCGTCCCGCGACGAATGTTTGGCTGTGGGGACTTGGCGGTGCACCCGCATTGCCCACTTTCGAGCAGAACCACGGTGTCAAAGGTGTAATGATCACCGCGGTCGATTTGCTTCGTGGTATCGCTGCGTTGGTTGGTTGGCCGCGGATTGAAGTCGAAGGTGCGACTGGCTATCTCGACACCGACTATGCCGCGAAGGGACGCGCCGCCATCAGTGCGTTGGAAAACTACGATGTGGTGTGCGTTCACATCGAAGCACCCGACGAAGCATCGCACGAAGGTCGACACGAGGCGAAAATCGAAGCGCTCGAGCAAATCGACACCCACATCGTTGGCCCGTTGGTCGAAGCGTTAGCGAAGCACGGCGACTACCGCATCCTTGTGACGCCCGATCATCCGACATTCTGCAGTACCAAAAAACACACTCACGGAATGGTGCCATTGGTGATTGCGGGAACCGGCGTCGAAGCCGACTCACAAACCACCTACGACGAACTCGCTTGCGATTCCGCGGGTAAGAAGTTCGAAAAGGGCTGGGATCTAATGAACGCGTTCATCGTCAAAACCTAG
- a CDS encoding serine/threonine protein kinase, translating to MNDNDLNDNDLSGHKLSDHAFDDRVFRDNGYVKTDRSETDRDAFVSTLGNPELEADPDDNMSLLGLLEQYLEALESDTTFDRQRWIDRVCEDHPELADEIRDGTSQIDALSFLANGETSVTPSIAGYQIHRRLGQGGSGVVYEATETSLGRRVALKVFPAAFDPSTKAHARFMIEAQAAARLDHPHIVPIYAVGGDPVNGSPCFLSMKLIDGSSLDQRACSVHDGMNWQPSVRWIISAAEAIADAHSYGVVHRDLKPSNLLVDSQNHLWVTDFGLARMMSDDAVSLTQTGDRVGTMAYMSPQQAAGDPVDARTDVYSLGLTLFELLTGSRAISGQTVGEVQAIRDRTDRFHVRALEASIPRDLDTIVAKATARDADERYQTASDFADDLRRFEQGEPIQAVPPSLAIRGTKWIVRHRRASVAIAVALLLVTAISWAVMASLAIANQRTREALAGSQTHLRHTEDILDRFGLLAAEKLRDVEGAESVRRELLKQTLLYYQDHAKRIEGDDRFTEQNAITHFKAGQIIDEIGADSDAMHAYQTAAQLFAQPSSLSFIGKRTQALTWNNLAVLKAESGMMNEAVTLYEKSIDALQHGLSTQPASFGEPRDNAPGDLDANAGNRLRTDLGRTYGNFAVAMIEAGEESKAVELIEAGLISIEDSVDSPDAIAVKSMLLSQLAYVQRESASSLETCDRSIKLLQRLRSSQQGLADDETTRMLATAFANRAALQRDANDYRESLAMMQTLSESFDHERTFLSEVATRRNDLGRLLLHQNNLREAVDEFNEAETLLVQLCEHDPTADHY from the coding sequence GTGAATGACAACGACCTTAACGACAACGACCTTAGTGGCCACAAGCTTAGCGATCACGCCTTTGACGACCGCGTCTTTCGCGACAACGGCTACGTCAAGACTGACCGAAGCGAGACCGATCGTGATGCGTTTGTTTCCACCCTGGGCAATCCGGAACTGGAAGCGGATCCCGACGACAACATGAGTCTGCTCGGATTGCTGGAACAATACCTCGAGGCGTTGGAATCTGACACGACGTTTGATCGCCAGCGATGGATTGATCGCGTTTGCGAGGACCACCCGGAACTTGCCGATGAAATTCGAGATGGCACCAGCCAGATTGATGCCCTGTCCTTCTTGGCGAATGGCGAGACCTCGGTCACCCCTTCGATTGCCGGTTACCAAATCCACCGACGACTCGGCCAAGGTGGTTCCGGTGTGGTGTACGAGGCAACGGAAACATCGCTTGGCCGGCGAGTTGCATTGAAAGTCTTTCCAGCGGCCTTCGATCCAAGCACGAAAGCTCATGCAAGATTCATGATCGAAGCTCAGGCGGCAGCGAGGTTGGACCATCCTCACATCGTCCCGATCTATGCCGTGGGTGGTGACCCGGTGAACGGTTCGCCTTGCTTTTTAAGCATGAAACTAATCGACGGATCATCGCTCGACCAAAGGGCGTGTAGCGTTCACGATGGCATGAACTGGCAACCATCGGTTCGTTGGATTATCTCAGCCGCCGAGGCGATCGCGGATGCTCATTCGTACGGCGTGGTCCACCGTGACTTGAAACCATCGAACTTGCTAGTGGATTCTCAGAATCACTTGTGGGTCACAGACTTCGGGCTTGCAAGAATGATGTCTGACGATGCCGTGTCGCTCACGCAAACCGGCGACCGCGTTGGCACCATGGCTTACATGAGTCCGCAACAAGCGGCGGGAGACCCCGTCGACGCAAGAACCGACGTCTACTCGCTCGGACTAACGCTATTCGAATTGCTGACCGGCAGTCGAGCGATTTCGGGACAAACGGTTGGTGAAGTGCAAGCGATTCGCGACCGCACCGATCGCTTTCACGTCCGAGCACTTGAAGCGTCGATCCCTCGTGACCTTGATACGATTGTCGCCAAGGCAACGGCTCGCGATGCCGACGAGCGATATCAAACAGCGAGTGATTTCGCCGATGATCTACGCCGGTTTGAACAAGGCGAACCGATCCAGGCCGTCCCTCCATCCCTTGCGATCAGAGGAACGAAGTGGATCGTCCGCCATCGGCGCGCCAGTGTCGCCATCGCAGTCGCCTTACTTTTAGTGACAGCCATCTCATGGGCTGTGATGGCGAGTCTTGCCATTGCCAACCAACGGACGCGTGAAGCACTCGCAGGCTCGCAGACTCATTTGCGACACACGGAAGATATCCTTGATCGTTTTGGATTGCTTGCAGCGGAAAAACTCCGCGATGTCGAAGGTGCGGAATCCGTACGCCGCGAATTGCTGAAACAAACGCTGCTGTACTACCAGGATCACGCCAAGCGAATTGAGGGCGATGACAGGTTCACCGAGCAAAACGCGATCACCCATTTCAAAGCGGGCCAAATCATCGATGAGATCGGTGCGGATTCCGATGCGATGCACGCCTACCAAACTGCCGCCCAATTATTTGCTCAACCATCGAGCCTCTCTTTTATCGGCAAACGGACTCAAGCGTTAACCTGGAACAACTTGGCTGTCTTGAAAGCGGAATCTGGGATGATGAATGAAGCCGTCACCTTGTACGAGAAGTCAATTGATGCCCTTCAGCATGGCCTATCTACCCAACCGGCTTCATTTGGCGAACCACGCGACAACGCCCCCGGCGACCTGGACGCGAATGCGGGCAATCGACTACGGACGGACCTGGGGCGAACGTACGGCAACTTTGCGGTTGCGATGATCGAAGCCGGGGAAGAGTCCAAGGCGGTGGAACTGATTGAGGCGGGGCTAATCAGCATCGAGGATTCCGTTGATTCACCGGATGCGATTGCCGTGAAATCAATGTTGCTGAGCCAGTTAGCTTACGTCCAGCGAGAAAGTGCAAGTTCGCTCGAAACCTGCGATCGCTCGATCAAACTCCTGCAACGATTACGATCATCCCAGCAAGGATTGGCTGATGATGAAACCACTCGGATGTTAGCCACTGCGTTTGCTAACCGAGCGGCTTTGCAGCGTGACGCGAACGACTATCGCGAGTCGCTTGCGATGATGCAGACGCTCAGCGAAAGCTTTGATCATGAACGCACCTTCTTGTCCGAAGTGGCGACCCGCCGCAATGATCTAGGGCGTCTGCTGCTGCATCAAAACAACCTTCGTGAAGCGGTTGACGAGTTCAACGAAGCGGAAACATTACTGGTTCAGCTTTGCGAACACGACCCGACTGCTGATCACTACTGA
- a CDS encoding aspartate kinase has protein sequence MSLIVQKFGGTSVADVEKIKAAARKAIRAQHQGHRVVMVVSAMGKNTDVLLELAGDIGDDMPAREMDMLLSTGEQVSVALVAMAIHSLGAKAISLTGGQIGMKTDNSFSKARIQSISTERIERLLDEGNIVVAAGFQGIDDDLNITTLGRGGSDTTAVALAAVLGADACEIYTDVDGVYTTDPRKLPEARRVEVVSYDEMLELASLGAGVMHSRSIEFAKKFGVPIHVRSSFSDTEGTMIVAESESITQPVSGAAMTADEARVTVLGVPDVPGKSQQIFSAIAKRKVAIDMVVQNIGQSGRADISFTVPKGELKATIAAIDSVIDKVGATGHTHDDQVSKVSVVGSNMALQTGVASRMFRALSDAGVNIQMITTSEIKISALVAKEQSAAALRAVHEAFQLHKRPSDAKSWHQIKAERGKADVDTLVNRLQADALEALTLTGISLTQDQARVTLHGVPDKPGIAADMFEMIGCAGIFVDMIVQGYDGEDGLTSVSFTVKEKDLDASLKVANEIQSRHGMRDVIGADGIAKITVSGIGLRSHTHVATLLFDRLAQDSINVEMINTSELQVNAVIDAKKADLALKGLEKTFADSLL, from the coding sequence ATGTCGCTCATCGTCCAAAAGTTTGGTGGCACCAGTGTCGCTGACGTTGAAAAGATCAAAGCAGCCGCTCGCAAAGCCATCCGCGCCCAACATCAAGGCCATCGAGTCGTCATGGTCGTCAGTGCCATGGGCAAGAACACGGACGTTTTGCTTGAACTTGCGGGCGATATTGGCGACGACATGCCGGCACGCGAAATGGACATGCTGCTTTCGACGGGCGAGCAGGTTAGTGTCGCCTTGGTTGCGATGGCGATTCACTCGCTTGGCGCAAAGGCGATCAGTTTGACCGGTGGCCAGATCGGCATGAAAACCGACAACAGTTTCAGCAAAGCACGCATTCAATCTATTAGCACCGAGCGAATTGAACGATTGCTCGACGAGGGAAACATCGTCGTTGCCGCTGGATTCCAAGGGATCGACGATGATTTGAATATCACGACTCTTGGTCGTGGCGGTAGTGACACAACCGCCGTGGCATTGGCTGCGGTGCTTGGTGCTGACGCCTGCGAAATCTACACCGACGTCGACGGTGTCTATACCACCGACCCTCGGAAACTGCCTGAAGCGCGTCGCGTTGAAGTGGTCAGCTACGACGAGATGCTTGAACTTGCATCGCTCGGTGCGGGAGTCATGCATTCACGTAGTATCGAGTTCGCTAAAAAGTTTGGAGTGCCGATTCATGTCCGCAGCAGTTTCTCGGATACCGAAGGCACCATGATCGTTGCCGAGTCCGAATCAATAACTCAACCGGTCAGCGGCGCGGCCATGACAGCCGACGAAGCGCGAGTCACGGTGCTTGGTGTGCCGGACGTACCGGGCAAGAGCCAGCAAATTTTCTCGGCGATTGCCAAACGCAAGGTTGCGATTGACATGGTGGTGCAAAACATCGGTCAAAGCGGGCGCGCCGACATATCATTCACCGTTCCCAAGGGTGAACTTAAAGCTACGATCGCGGCCATTGATTCGGTGATCGACAAGGTGGGTGCGACCGGGCATACCCACGACGACCAAGTTTCAAAGGTTTCCGTTGTCGGTTCTAACATGGCTTTGCAAACCGGCGTGGCATCACGAATGTTCCGAGCCCTCTCGGATGCGGGCGTGAACATTCAAATGATTACCACCAGTGAAATTAAAATCTCGGCTTTGGTTGCCAAAGAACAATCGGCCGCGGCACTGCGAGCGGTTCACGAAGCGTTCCAACTCCACAAACGACCCTCCGATGCGAAGTCTTGGCACCAAATCAAAGCCGAGCGAGGAAAGGCGGACGTGGATACCCTGGTCAATCGTTTGCAAGCCGATGCACTCGAGGCGTTGACACTGACAGGCATTTCGCTGACCCAGGATCAAGCTCGGGTTACCTTGCACGGTGTTCCCGACAAGCCCGGTATTGCCGCAGACATGTTCGAAATGATCGGTTGCGCGGGGATCTTTGTCGACATGATCGTGCAGGGCTACGATGGCGAAGACGGGTTAACCAGTGTTAGCTTCACGGTGAAAGAGAAGGACTTGGACGCGAGTTTGAAAGTTGCGAACGAGATTCAATCGCGGCACGGGATGCGAGATGTGATCGGAGCCGACGGAATCGCAAAGATCACCGTCAGCGGCATCGGTCTTCGCAGTCACACTCACGTCGCAACGCTATTGTTTGACCGTTTGGCCCAAGATTCGATCAACGTCGAGATGATCAACACGAGCGAATTGCAAGTCAACGCGGTGATCGACGCGAAGAAAGCCGATCTTGCACTCAAGGGCCTTGAGAAGACGTTTGCAGATTCTCTTTTGTAG
- a CDS encoding sigma-70 family RNA polymerase sigma factor — translation MSPSSYDHRSGLLQLAREGNASAIEDLFACYQHYLRLLAHSGLSSKVKTRVTVSDVIQETFLHAFEAFEQFRGASTGEFVAWIRSILVSRIADAHEKHLHAARRDVRREVSIDTIQANLSRSSMGLETIARDHLQKSPGSIVSQQEHAILVADAIGELPVDYQQVIVMRHFDGLSFEDIAERMDRSSGAIRMVWLRAIQKMKQVLKETQS, via the coding sequence ATGTCTCCTTCTAGCTACGATCATCGTTCCGGGCTATTACAACTCGCTCGTGAGGGCAATGCCTCTGCGATTGAGGATCTGTTTGCCTGTTACCAACACTACCTGCGGTTGCTCGCCCACAGTGGGTTGTCCTCGAAGGTAAAGACTCGCGTCACGGTTTCAGACGTGATTCAAGAAACGTTCCTTCACGCGTTCGAAGCGTTCGAACAATTCCGGGGAGCTTCGACCGGTGAATTTGTCGCTTGGATCCGCTCGATTTTGGTGAGCCGAATTGCGGACGCGCACGAGAAACATTTGCACGCAGCCCGACGTGATGTTCGACGCGAGGTTTCCATCGATACGATCCAGGCCAACCTGAGTCGATCGAGCATGGGCCTTGAAACGATCGCTCGTGATCATTTGCAAAAATCGCCCGGGTCAATCGTTTCGCAGCAAGAACACGCGATCTTGGTCGCCGACGCAATCGGCGAACTGCCGGTCGACTACCAGCAAGTGATCGTGATGCGTCATTTTGATGGCCTATCGTTCGAGGACATTGCCGAGCGAATGGACCGATCAAGCGGAGCGATCAGGATGGTGTGGTTACGCGCAATTCAAAAGATGAAGCAAGTCCTTAAGGAGACGCAGTCGTGA
- the dgt gene encoding dGTP triphosphohydrolase encodes MSANRFTTFENPAIDLRRYADREHLILAPYAMHSRDSVGRHFQEPQHAYRGPFARDRDRILHSSAFRRLSGKMQVFTGEMGIYHRTRLTHTLEVTSIARTIARTLRLNEDLTEALALMHDIGHPPYGHCGEDALSECMQRVGGFSHNAFALVIVEELEHRYRKFNGLNLSKETLGGQDTRAHKAEAAVGRSPLLEVQIVDLADSIAYDAHDVDDAIQMGLLSIDELSELTIIRRSLDRIRETEGHLPTTQLRQLLVHDLLDLQVSDVLQESIERLRPCDRFAANEIRDAGIRLDHSETIARERQQLEAFLFDAVYRHERLIPVREAAADRVQTLFRILKHEPNRLPLRFRTRLDKYPLELVIGEYIAGMTDSFCDAQHRYAIQSGVGPMADW; translated from the coding sequence ATGAGCGCGAACCGTTTTACCACTTTTGAAAATCCCGCCATCGACCTGCGTCGCTACGCCGATCGTGAGCACTTGATTCTGGCACCATACGCCATGCATTCAAGGGATAGCGTCGGCCGTCATTTCCAAGAACCCCAGCACGCCTATCGCGGTCCGTTCGCTCGCGATCGAGATCGCATTCTGCATTCCAGTGCGTTTCGGCGTTTGTCGGGAAAGATGCAGGTGTTCACGGGTGAGATGGGGATCTATCACCGCACTCGATTGACTCACACGCTCGAGGTCACCTCCATTGCCCGAACCATCGCGCGGACGTTGCGGCTCAATGAAGACTTGACCGAAGCTTTGGCGTTGATGCACGACATCGGGCATCCGCCTTACGGACACTGCGGCGAAGATGCACTCAGTGAGTGCATGCAACGGGTGGGAGGCTTTTCGCACAATGCTTTCGCCCTTGTCATCGTCGAAGAACTGGAACACCGCTACCGAAAGTTCAACGGACTGAATCTTTCAAAGGAAACACTCGGCGGCCAAGACACCCGGGCGCACAAAGCGGAAGCCGCAGTGGGACGATCACCGCTGTTGGAAGTTCAAATCGTCGACCTCGCGGATTCGATCGCCTACGATGCGCACGACGTTGATGATGCCATCCAAATGGGACTGCTGTCGATCGACGAGCTTTCGGAATTGACCATCATCCGACGATCACTCGACCGGATTCGCGAGACCGAGGGCCATTTGCCGACCACGCAATTGCGTCAATTGTTGGTGCATGACTTGCTCGACCTTCAGGTGAGCGATGTGCTGCAAGAATCAATCGAACGGCTTCGTCCCTGCGATCGCTTTGCCGCAAACGAAATCCGTGACGCCGGCATTCGTCTGGACCATTCCGAAACCATCGCTCGCGAACGACAACAGCTCGAAGCATTCTTGTTCGATGCGGTCTATCGACACGAACGATTAATTCCCGTTCGCGAAGCAGCAGCGGATCGAGTGCAAACTTTGTTTCGAATCTTAAAGCACGAACCGAACCGCTTGCCACTACGGTTCCGCACACGTCTTGATAAGTACCCGCTGGAACTTGTCATTGGCGAATACATCGCTGGCATGACCGATTCGTTCTGTGACGCGCAGCACCGTTACGCCATCCAAAGCGGCGTGGGCCCGATGGCTGATTGGTGA
- a CDS encoding replication-associated recombination protein A, translating into MDDNFSLFAAAEADHLDRAAPLAARMRPRNLGEYVGQQHILGPGKLLRRMIDAGKNNGGITGSVLLSGPPGTGKTTLAHLIAIETGGKLRTLSAVSSGVKDVREVLAWARDLVSAGDPRPLLFIDEIHRFSKSQQDALLPDVEAGIVSLIGATTSNPFFAVNAALLSRSQLFQLESLTPEDVKSLLLRSLNDKERGLGDTKVKVTDEAIDFLADVCEGDARRALTALEIAVRSSTSHDEGVTRDVAAESLGSRLTGFDGSGDDHYDLASALIKSIRGSDVDAAIYWLARVLEGGEDLRFICRRLVILASEDIGNADPQALTIAVSAMQACEFVGLPEAQLTLSQAVAYLSLAPKSNAATVAISMARKDVREQKTIPVPKHLRDGHYQGAAALGHGEGYHYSHDAEDGIGQQHYGVDERYYRPVDRGFEAELKKRLDQRHPKT; encoded by the coding sequence ATGGACGACAACTTTTCTCTTTTCGCTGCTGCTGAAGCCGACCACCTCGATCGTGCCGCGCCGCTTGCTGCCCGCATGCGACCGCGCAACCTCGGTGAGTACGTTGGCCAACAACATATTCTCGGTCCCGGAAAGCTGTTGCGCCGAATGATCGACGCGGGGAAGAACAACGGCGGCATCACCGGTAGCGTCCTGTTGTCCGGTCCGCCAGGCACGGGGAAGACAACGCTAGCGCATTTGATTGCGATTGAAACTGGTGGCAAACTGCGCACGCTGTCGGCGGTATCCTCGGGCGTGAAAGATGTCCGCGAAGTTCTTGCTTGGGCTCGTGATCTTGTTTCGGCGGGCGATCCACGTCCGCTATTGTTCATTGACGAAATTCATCGCTTCAGCAAATCACAACAAGACGCATTGTTGCCCGATGTCGAGGCGGGAATCGTTTCGCTCATTGGCGCAACCACCAGCAATCCATTCTTTGCCGTCAACGCTGCATTGCTCAGTCGTAGCCAACTGTTTCAGCTTGAATCACTCACGCCCGAGGACGTGAAATCATTGTTGCTTCGTTCGCTTAACGACAAAGAACGAGGGCTGGGCGATACCAAGGTCAAGGTCACCGACGAAGCCATCGACTTCTTGGCTGATGTATGCGAAGGCGATGCGCGTCGAGCGCTAACCGCACTCGAAATTGCGGTGCGAAGTTCTACATCACACGACGAAGGTGTCACCCGAGACGTGGCAGCCGAATCACTGGGCAGTCGATTGACGGGGTTCGATGGCAGCGGCGATGATCATTATGACTTGGCAAGTGCGTTGATCAAAAGCATTCGTGGCAGCGACGTTGATGCAGCGATCTACTGGCTCGCACGGGTGCTCGAAGGAGGCGAAGACCTACGGTTCATTTGCCGACGATTGGTGATTCTAGCCAGTGAGGATATTGGCAATGCTGATCCGCAAGCCCTAACGATTGCTGTATCAGCGATGCAAGCATGTGAATTCGTAGGCCTCCCGGAAGCTCAACTCACGCTTTCGCAAGCCGTCGCATATTTGTCGTTGGCACCTAAGAGCAACGCGGCAACGGTGGCCATTTCAATGGCCCGTAAAGATGTCCGCGAGCAGAAAACCATTCCGGTTCCCAAACACCTGAGAGATGGCCATTATCAGGGGGCCGCGGCACTGGGGCATGGCGAAGGTTATCACTATTCTCACGATGCCGAAGACGGTATCGGCCAGCAGCACTACGGCGTCGACGAGCGATACTACCGGCCGGTTGATCGCGGTTTCGAAGCCGAGCTGAAGAAACGACTCGACCAACGCCATCCTAAGACTTAA